In one window of Rhodopseudomonas palustris HaA2 DNA:
- a CDS encoding fatty acid desaturase codes for MPSRVPSNPHAPLRLAIYLGAIVALLAAIVVVPGTAAGIAAALLLGIVYAHGLELQHETLHGIFLATEAGNRLAGSLLGLPMLTTFTDTRVRHLHHHRYVGTPQDVFDRSCADFSNRRALLGHVFAATRLRDFIGATATLLSGRRHDVLKAPARDRARTEFVATALILLALLALAALIDPRLLLWGWIVPALIVAPAVHFLMTVHEHIGRPRLTRRITENSRSYRAPAWWNYLVHYDNYHIEHHLEPGLPFPQLPAFHAERRRAGADSLTLSQAMAETARGIAACLRASASTATRTEPPRCAP; via the coding sequence ATGCCGAGCCGTGTCCCGTCCAACCCGCATGCGCCGCTCAGGCTCGCCATCTATCTCGGCGCGATCGTTGCGCTGCTCGCGGCGATCGTCGTCGTGCCGGGGACGGCGGCCGGGATCGCAGCGGCGCTGCTGCTGGGGATCGTCTACGCCCACGGCCTCGAACTGCAGCACGAGACGCTGCACGGCATCTTCCTCGCGACCGAGGCCGGCAACCGGCTCGCCGGCTCGCTGCTCGGCCTGCCGATGCTCACCACCTTCACCGACACCCGCGTCCGCCACCTGCATCATCACCGCTATGTCGGCACGCCGCAGGATGTGTTCGACCGCAGCTGCGCGGATTTCTCGAACCGGCGCGCGCTGCTCGGCCATGTCTTCGCGGCGACGCGGCTGCGCGATTTCATCGGCGCCACGGCGACGCTGCTGTCCGGGCGCCGGCACGATGTGCTCAAGGCCCCTGCGCGCGATCGGGCGAGGACCGAGTTCGTCGCCACCGCGCTGATCCTGCTCGCGCTGCTCGCGCTCGCGGCGCTGATCGATCCGCGGCTGTTGCTGTGGGGCTGGATCGTGCCGGCGCTGATCGTCGCGCCGGCCGTGCACTTCCTGATGACGGTGCACGAACATATCGGCCGGCCGCGGCTGACGCGCCGGATCACCGAGAATTCGCGCAGCTACCGGGCGCCGGCGTGGTGGAACTATCTGGTCCACTACGACAATTATCACATCGAGCATCATCTGGAACCCGGCCTGCCGTTCCCGCAACTGCCCGCCTTCCACGCCGAGCGTCGCCGCGCCGGCGCCGACAGCCTGACCTTGTCGCAGGCGATGGCCGAGACGGCGCGCGGCATCGCCGCGTGCCTGCGCGCATCCGCATCCACCGCAACGCGAACGGAGCCGCCGCGATGTGCGCCATAG
- the asnB gene encoding asparagine synthase (glutamine-hydrolyzing): MCAIAGLVSLDAPPHVRPILDAIRHRGPDGLGTHRDGACEIGAARLAIVDPERGAQPMRDPLSQTAVAFNGEIYNADELRRMLIARGHRFATRCDTEVVLRGFLEWGLDLPTHLSGMYAIAVLERGRLTLIRDPLGIKPLRYAQRGAQFAFASEAKALLRWFGPPRLDETALADFIAIGYPTGRHTFFAGISTLPPGHLLTVNWGQGLHVAEPRPYQLRTPPPQLQLCEDEAELAFVDALLAATNSHLQADTEVVAVLSGGIDSAMLACTAAELSGRRLRTFTVADTAEHPDAVAAARVARAIGADHTLLTFGFDDYLAAIPATIAAVEAPDLHAGPFFHLLCQVIGGCAKVCLNGEGADETLGGYYDPAGTIATLTDGQARAQAAGLVPSDRACAIRDGLLEAAAKGAAGIRATLDISLQDLLERAQLDPVDHLSMAAGVEMRVPYLDPVVQAVVRRVPPGEIVDTSLGITKRLLRRAAVRRHGAHLLDSALRAKMMMPHASGGHAARFAQACDHAVPDDALRRLPFGAGFASKTDVVLFELFRRIHLDGGGAAVKIDDVFAEIAGSSRAGASAIAQAAAS; encoded by the coding sequence ATGTGCGCCATAGCCGGACTCGTCTCGCTCGATGCGCCGCCGCACGTGCGGCCGATCCTCGACGCCATCCGCCATCGCGGCCCGGATGGGCTCGGCACGCATCGCGACGGCGCCTGCGAGATCGGCGCGGCGCGGCTCGCGATCGTCGATCCCGAACGCGGCGCGCAGCCGATGCGCGATCCGCTGTCGCAGACCGCGGTCGCGTTCAACGGCGAGATCTACAACGCCGACGAATTGCGCCGCATGCTGATCGCGCGCGGGCACCGCTTCGCGACGCGCTGCGACACGGAAGTGGTGCTGCGCGGCTTCCTCGAATGGGGGCTGGATCTGCCAACGCATCTGTCCGGCATGTACGCGATCGCGGTGCTGGAACGCGGGCGGCTGACGCTGATCCGCGATCCGCTCGGCATCAAGCCGCTGCGCTATGCGCAGCGCGGCGCGCAATTCGCGTTCGCCTCGGAGGCCAAGGCGCTGCTGCGCTGGTTCGGCCCGCCGCGTCTCGACGAGACGGCGTTGGCCGATTTCATCGCGATCGGCTATCCGACCGGCCGCCACACCTTCTTCGCCGGGATCTCGACGCTGCCGCCCGGCCATCTGCTGACGGTAAACTGGGGGCAGGGGCTGCACGTCGCCGAGCCGCGGCCGTATCAACTACGCACCCCGCCGCCGCAGTTGCAATTGTGCGAGGACGAGGCCGAACTCGCTTTCGTCGACGCGCTGCTGGCGGCGACGAACAGCCATCTGCAGGCCGACACCGAGGTCGTGGCGGTGCTGTCCGGCGGCATCGATTCCGCGATGCTGGCCTGCACCGCGGCGGAACTGTCGGGCCGCAGGCTGCGCACCTTCACCGTCGCCGACACCGCCGAGCATCCCGACGCCGTCGCCGCCGCGCGCGTGGCGCGGGCGATCGGCGCCGATCACACGCTGCTGACCTTCGGCTTCGACGATTACCTCGCGGCAATTCCGGCGACCATCGCGGCGGTCGAGGCGCCCGATCTGCATGCCGGGCCGTTCTTCCATCTGCTGTGCCAGGTGATCGGCGGCTGCGCCAAAGTCTGCCTCAACGGCGAAGGCGCCGACGAGACGCTCGGCGGCTACTACGATCCGGCCGGGACGATCGCCACGCTCACCGACGGCCAGGCGCGCGCGCAGGCCGCGGGGCTCGTTCCCAGCGACCGCGCCTGCGCCATTCGCGACGGCCTGCTCGAAGCCGCCGCGAAAGGCGCCGCCGGCATCCGCGCCACGCTCGACATTTCGCTGCAGGATCTGCTGGAGCGCGCCCAGCTCGATCCGGTGGATCATCTGTCGATGGCCGCGGGCGTCGAGATGCGGGTGCCCTATCTCGACCCCGTGGTGCAGGCGGTGGTGCGGCGCGTGCCGCCGGGCGAGATCGTCGATACGTCGCTCGGCATCACCAAGCGGCTGCTGCGCCGCGCCGCGGTGCGCCGCCACGGCGCGCATCTGCTCGACAGCGCGCTGCGCGCCAAGATGATGATGCCGCACGCCTCCGGCGGCCACGCCGCGCGCTTTGCCCAGGCCTGCGATCACGCGGTGCCCGACGACGCGCTGCGTCGTCTGCCGTTCGGCGCGGGCTTCGCCAGCAAGACCGATGTCGTGCTGTTCGAACTGTTCCGCCGGATCCATCTCGACGGCGGCGGCGCTGCAGTGAAAATCGACGACGTGTTCGCCGAGATCGCCGGATCGTCGCGCGCCGGCGCGAGCGCGATCGCGCAGGCGGCCGCGTCATGA
- a CDS encoding HAD family hydrolase produces MTAVLFDLDGVLIDSWQAVEAAFLAAAADHALDGRARLSDFRARMGMPLEAIVAEFGFPSGFPAAFRAAARLHDPKARAFPGVVAMLQHIRSAGLKLGVVTGKDRPRTLSILAATGLIELVDAVVTADDAPGKPAPDGLWLCERRLGAGAALAFVGDTAIDLAAARNAGRIAMLAHWGGGPQVTDRAGVIEVATPGEVTDLVVALAQEARRLEPAR; encoded by the coding sequence ATGACCGCGGTGCTGTTCGATCTCGACGGCGTGCTGATCGATAGCTGGCAGGCGGTGGAAGCCGCCTTCCTCGCAGCCGCGGCCGACCACGCGCTCGACGGCCGCGCCCGGCTGTCCGACTTTCGCGCGCGGATGGGAATGCCGCTGGAAGCGATCGTCGCCGAGTTCGGCTTTCCCTCGGGCTTCCCCGCGGCGTTTCGCGCCGCCGCGCGTCTCCACGATCCCAAGGCCCGCGCATTTCCCGGCGTCGTGGCGATGTTGCAGCACATCCGCAGCGCCGGATTGAAGCTCGGCGTGGTGACCGGGAAGGATCGGCCGCGTACGCTGTCGATCCTCGCCGCCACCGGCCTGATCGAGCTGGTCGACGCGGTCGTCACCGCCGACGATGCGCCGGGCAAGCCCGCGCCCGACGGGCTGTGGCTGTGCGAGCGCCGGCTCGGCGCCGGCGCGGCGCTGGCCTTCGTCGGCGACACCGCGATCGATCTGGCCGCCGCGCGCAATGCCGGGCGCATCGCGATGCTGGCGCATTGGGGCGGCGGCCCGCAGGTCACGGATCGCGCCGGCGTTATCGAGGTCGCAACGCCCGGCGAGGTCACCGACCTCGTCGTCGCGCTGGCGCAGGAGGCCCGCCGGCTGGAGCCGGCGCGATGA
- a CDS encoding Gfo/Idh/MocA family protein, translating into MTAPLRQEPLRLGLCGCGWVIRHCYQPALAELSALFEVVAVFDPDPAALQRAAHAWPAARRCDSFEELLAAHPDAAVIASPNACHLDHATALLAAGISCLVEKPVVRDTADAALLQAAAQSGAALVSGVACRFRDDTRLWLDQVALLGPLTELDLVWSREHGVPSAPWHLRRADGWTGVFADLGYHLLDLAGAALRWRAERIDVAMVQRASQRRGAGASWYVEGSKVRAGSLAYDTDDRFGATLAVDGCRIGLRVAWIDSARGDLVRLEARGARGEAVLSGLFGFSDNRRERDQQVVLRLHGRDKIRTTFETGPELQLCAFATLLRHFHRCVRAGADEEAAALRFAAALGGALREAAA; encoded by the coding sequence ATGACGGCGCCGCTGCGGCAGGAACCGCTGCGGCTCGGCCTGTGCGGCTGCGGCTGGGTGATCCGGCATTGCTATCAGCCGGCGCTGGCGGAGCTTTCGGCGCTGTTCGAGGTCGTGGCGGTCTTCGATCCCGATCCGGCCGCGCTGCAGCGGGCCGCACATGCGTGGCCGGCGGCGCGGCGCTGCGATTCGTTCGAGGAGTTGCTCGCCGCGCATCCGGATGCGGCGGTGATCGCCTCGCCGAACGCCTGTCATCTCGACCACGCAACCGCATTGCTCGCCGCCGGCATCTCGTGCCTGGTCGAGAAGCCGGTGGTGCGCGACACGGCCGACGCCGCGCTGCTGCAGGCTGCGGCGCAGAGCGGCGCGGCGCTGGTCAGCGGCGTCGCCTGCCGCTTTCGCGATGATACACGACTGTGGCTCGATCAGGTCGCGTTGCTCGGTCCGCTCACCGAACTCGATCTGGTCTGGAGTCGCGAGCACGGCGTGCCGTCGGCGCCGTGGCATCTGCGCCGCGCGGACGGCTGGACCGGCGTGTTCGCCGATCTCGGCTATCATCTGCTGGACCTCGCCGGCGCGGCGCTGCGCTGGCGCGCCGAACGCATCGACGTCGCCATGGTGCAACGCGCGTCACAGCGTCGTGGCGCGGGCGCCTCCTGGTATGTCGAGGGCAGCAAGGTCCGTGCCGGGTCGCTGGCCTACGACACCGACGATCGCTTCGGCGCCACGCTGGCGGTCGACGGCTGCCGGATCGGCCTGCGCGTCGCCTGGATCGACAGCGCGCGCGGCGATCTGGTGCGGCTCGAGGCGCGCGGTGCGCGGGGCGAAGCCGTGCTCAGCGGGCTGTTCGGATTTTCCGACAACCGCCGTGAGCGCGATCAGCAAGTGGTGCTGCGGCTGCACGGCCGCGACAAGATCCGTACCACATTCGAAACCGGGCCCGAGTTGCAACTTTGCGCCTTCGCGACCCTGCTGCGACATTTTCATCGCTGCGTCCGCGCCGGCGCGGACGAGGAAGCCGCCGCGCTGCGGTTCGCCGCCGCGCTCGGCGGCGCCTTGCGGGAGGCGGCGGCATGA
- a CDS encoding ROK family protein, producing the protein MSAIFAVDLGATWLRTARVAPDGRWIDRKARVPTPDGPAEARKLIETAWRRAGCAEAVALATAPELDSDGVVRRWPNRRDYEGAPLLTDALRCVARLALFDDATAAALSADDVDGAADAITLCLSIGSGIGGGVVIAGRPLVGAHHAAMDAGHMPVPSAAGLRCACGRDGCLQAVASGGALQRHGGGALFGDARAEPALHRATAALAEALAILQALFDPERVVIAGGLGLSPLFDRIAAELKRSGVALAIAPHHHGDDAALVGAAIGLARGLAPRASTSAAISPPAARGDPRCKVSSPNGYQPGRVSTTRTSGA; encoded by the coding sequence ATGAGCGCGATCTTCGCCGTCGATCTAGGGGCCACCTGGCTGCGCACCGCGCGGGTCGCGCCGGACGGGCGATGGATCGACCGCAAGGCGCGGGTGCCGACGCCGGACGGCCCAGCCGAGGCGCGCAAACTGATCGAGACCGCCTGGCGGCGTGCCGGCTGCGCCGAAGCGGTGGCGCTGGCGACCGCGCCGGAACTCGACAGCGATGGCGTGGTGCGGCGCTGGCCGAACCGGCGCGACTACGAAGGCGCGCCGCTGTTGACCGATGCGCTCCGCTGCGTCGCGAGGCTCGCGCTGTTCGACGACGCCACCGCGGCGGCGCTGTCGGCGGATGATGTCGACGGCGCCGCGGACGCGATCACGCTATGCCTGAGCATCGGCAGCGGCATCGGCGGCGGCGTCGTCATCGCGGGGCGGCCGCTCGTGGGCGCGCATCACGCGGCGATGGATGCCGGCCACATGCCGGTGCCGTCCGCCGCCGGCCTGCGATGCGCGTGCGGCCGCGACGGCTGCCTGCAGGCGGTCGCCTCCGGCGGGGCATTGCAACGGCACGGGGGCGGCGCTCTGTTCGGCGATGCGCGCGCAGAGCCGGCCTTGCATCGCGCCACCGCCGCGCTGGCGGAGGCGTTGGCGATCCTGCAGGCACTATTCGATCCGGAACGCGTGGTGATCGCGGGCGGCCTCGGCCTGTCGCCGCTGTTCGACCGGATCGCGGCCGAATTGAAAAGAAGCGGCGTCGCGCTCGCGATCGCGCCGCATCATCATGGCGACGATGCCGCGCTGGTCGGCGCGGCGATCGGTCTGGCGCGGGGCCTCGCGCCGCGCGCGTCAACCTCGGCAGCAATATCCCCACCAGCAGCGAGAGGCGATCCACGATGCAAGGTCAGTTCTCCGAACGGATACCAGCCTGGCCGCGTTTCGACGACGCGGACGAGCGGCGCCTGA
- a CDS encoding DegT/DnrJ/EryC1/StrS family aminotransferase has protein sequence MQGQFSERIPAWPRFDDADERRLIEVLQSRRWWRGNGGIGDAFEAAFADSLGAAHVRVVANGTLALELALDALGVQPGDEVIVPACTFISTASAVLRIGAWPIPVDVERDTLNIDVDAVAAAITPRTRCIVPVHMAGHSCDLSRLIALARSHGLALLEDAAHAHGARAFGKALGTFGDAAIFSFQSGKLMTCGEGGAIATDRPDLAARSFALHSCGRPKGDTDYRHLMPATNMRLTEFQSALLHGQLARLPALGAQRERAAPCFEAHLRAAGLTPLARRDYVEAHGRYMTMAWFDPAAFGGRDAGQLAAELRGLGIPAYRCFPEIHRTGMFDPPALQRLQRSSTPPPDYARIATPVAAAASRAAIWFAHPILLGDDELFADIARAIGELRQPQRAATPLSLSETA, from the coding sequence ATGCAAGGTCAGTTCTCCGAACGGATACCAGCCTGGCCGCGTTTCGACGACGCGGACGAGCGGCGCCTGATCGAGGTGCTGCAGTCGCGCCGGTGGTGGCGCGGCAACGGCGGCATCGGCGACGCGTTCGAAGCCGCCTTCGCGGACTCGCTCGGCGCGGCGCATGTCCGTGTCGTGGCCAACGGCACGCTGGCGCTGGAACTGGCGCTCGATGCGCTCGGCGTGCAGCCGGGCGACGAGGTGATCGTGCCGGCCTGCACCTTCATCTCGACGGCGTCGGCGGTGCTGCGGATCGGCGCCTGGCCGATCCCGGTCGATGTCGAGCGTGACACGCTCAACATCGATGTCGACGCAGTGGCGGCGGCGATCACGCCGCGCACCCGCTGCATCGTCCCGGTGCATATGGCCGGCCATTCCTGCGACCTGTCGCGCCTGATCGCGCTCGCCCGCAGCCACGGCCTGGCGCTGCTCGAGGACGCCGCCCACGCGCATGGCGCGCGCGCGTTCGGCAAGGCGCTGGGCACGTTCGGTGATGCCGCGATCTTCAGTTTCCAGTCCGGCAAGCTGATGACGTGCGGCGAGGGCGGCGCGATCGCTACGGACCGGCCCGATCTCGCCGCGCGCAGCTTCGCGCTGCATTCCTGCGGCCGGCCGAAGGGCGACACCGACTATCGGCATCTGATGCCCGCGACCAATATGCGGCTCACCGAATTCCAGTCGGCGCTGCTGCACGGCCAGCTCGCGCGATTGCCGGCGCTCGGCGCCCAGCGCGAGCGCGCGGCGCCGTGTTTCGAGGCGCATCTGCGCGCCGCCGGACTGACGCCGCTGGCGCGCCGGGACTATGTCGAAGCCCACGGCCGCTACATGACGATGGCGTGGTTCGATCCGGCCGCGTTCGGCGGCCGCGACGCCGGACAATTGGCGGCGGAGCTGCGCGGCCTCGGCATTCCGGCGTATCGCTGCTTTCCCGAGATCCACCGCACCGGGATGTTCGATCCGCCGGCGTTGCAGCGGTTGCAGCGATCGTCCACGCCGCCGCCGGACTACGCGCGGATCGCGACGCCGGTCGCCGCCGCCGCGTCGCGTGCGGCGATCTGGTTCGCGCATCCGATCCTGCTCGGCGACGACGAATTGTTCGCCGACATCGCCCGCGCGATCGGCGAATTGCGACAGCCGCAACGCGCCGCGACGCCCCTGTCGCTGTCGGAGACGGCATGA
- a CDS encoding class I adenylate-forming enzyme family protein has translation MSAPRRIDDLIALIRRGRVLLPDGRDVTIAEAWHDAETDPAARWIAPGDRVVLSEPAGADLVRATLAVWAQGGVAVFGVDPHRCGDWPADVRVRSWPDGAVLHDASPRTDAVAVIHTSSGTTGRPKLARRSFESLAAEAERYAACYAPAAGARAYLAAPITHSFAFGAMLGLLAAGCVVQVAPVFRPRALADALRGGADIVVLTPPMARLAIEAAQERDQPLRCAPQLVIAGAGAVPGRLDAEFRRAFGCGLARNYGASETGASFGAAQSLPEGCLGRPFRGVRVVSPRPGDHIGELIVDLDHPILSLEGKTATPPMQRGLWRSGDLAEVDDDQRVWLRGRIDDRVKINGHLIDCAALAAQARAAPGVSDAVALALPRPQRGEIHDLVLICECRDEAVSAADISLAAMPQTPMIVLTRTEFPRTAAGKPDRDQLRSFAEARLRRGAARGEMQGEPR, from the coding sequence ATGAGCGCGCCGCGCCGCATCGATGATCTGATCGCGTTGATCCGACGCGGACGGGTGCTGCTGCCGGACGGCCGCGACGTGACGATCGCGGAGGCTTGGCACGACGCCGAGACCGATCCGGCGGCGCGATGGATCGCGCCGGGCGACCGCGTGGTGTTGTCCGAGCCTGCCGGCGCCGATCTGGTACGCGCCACGCTCGCGGTGTGGGCGCAAGGCGGCGTTGCGGTGTTCGGCGTCGATCCGCATCGCTGCGGCGACTGGCCGGCCGATGTTCGCGTGCGGAGCTGGCCGGACGGCGCGGTGCTGCACGATGCGTCGCCGCGCACCGACGCTGTGGCTGTGATCCATACGTCGTCGGGAACGACGGGGCGGCCGAAGCTGGCGCGCAGGTCGTTCGAGAGCCTCGCGGCCGAGGCGGAGCGCTATGCCGCGTGCTACGCGCCGGCCGCCGGCGCGCGCGCTTATCTGGCCGCGCCGATCACGCACTCGTTTGCATTCGGCGCGATGCTCGGTCTGCTCGCGGCCGGCTGCGTGGTGCAAGTCGCGCCGGTGTTCCGGCCACGCGCGCTGGCGGACGCATTGCGCGGCGGCGCCGACATCGTCGTGCTGACGCCGCCGATGGCGCGGCTTGCGATCGAGGCGGCGCAGGAGCGCGATCAGCCGCTGCGGTGCGCGCCGCAGCTGGTGATCGCCGGCGCCGGCGCCGTGCCGGGCCGGCTCGACGCGGAGTTTCGCCGCGCATTCGGCTGCGGCCTCGCGCGCAACTACGGCGCGTCGGAAACCGGCGCGAGTTTCGGCGCGGCGCAGTCGCTGCCCGAGGGCTGCCTCGGCCGGCCGTTCCGCGGCGTCCGTGTCGTGTCGCCCCGGCCGGGCGACCACATCGGCGAACTGATCGTCGATCTCGACCACCCGATCCTCAGCCTCGAAGGCAAGACCGCGACGCCACCAATGCAGCGCGGCCTGTGGCGCAGCGGCGATCTCGCCGAGGTCGACGACGATCAACGGGTGTGGCTGCGCGGACGGATCGACGATCGCGTCAAGATCAACGGCCATCTGATCGATTGCGCCGCGCTGGCGGCGCAGGCGCGGGCGGCGCCGGGCGTCAGCGATGCGGTGGCGCTGGCGCTGCCACGGCCGCAGCGCGGCGAGATCCATGATCTGGTGCTGATCTGCGAGTGCCGCGATGAGGCTGTGTCGGCGGCCGATATCAGCCTGGCTGCGATGCCGCAGACGCCGATGATCGTGCTGACCCGGACCGAATTTCCGCGCACGGCGGCGGGCAAACCGGATCGCGACCAATTGCGCAGCTTCGCCGAAGCGCGGCTGCGCCGCGGGGCGGCGCGAGGCGAGATGCAAGGCGAGCCGCGATGA
- a CDS encoding PIG-L deacetylase family protein, with amino-acid sequence MNAAGRSIEIDRCARDAVALLPHVVPHRDGLQTLGGRVIALPAPARALVARFAEGHEFDDDELSDSERAAARDLIEAGYLLRLPPARPIDRAAPVDVVLSPHIDDAALSLGGTIAQARRRTLVVNAFTSQSYQTGLRVPPERLDAVACAEDRLAGRLLGYDAVSLGLAGAQDRHRLGLSATMGWPPRDVADRFAGEIDAVAQRAVAAIRNALGRAAIGSLYAPAAIGGHLDHVVVALAGPAIAAALGLSPGAVAYYEDLPYAAAGWRGGVELRERAPRFRDISAALERKRAALAIFKTRLRAPQIELCIAHAARIAQRGAVERCYRRSGDEVQAEDGG; translated from the coding sequence ATGAACGCAGCCGGGCGCAGCATCGAAATCGATCGCTGCGCGCGCGACGCGGTGGCGCTGCTGCCGCATGTCGTGCCGCATCGTGACGGCCTGCAGACGCTCGGCGGCCGAGTGATCGCGCTGCCGGCGCCGGCCCGCGCGCTGGTCGCGCGCTTTGCCGAGGGGCATGAATTCGACGACGACGAATTGTCGGACAGCGAGCGCGCCGCCGCGCGCGATCTGATCGAGGCCGGCTATCTGCTGCGTCTGCCGCCGGCCCGGCCGATCGATCGCGCGGCGCCGGTCGACGTGGTGCTGTCACCGCATATCGACGACGCCGCATTGTCACTCGGCGGCACCATCGCGCAGGCACGACGCCGCACGCTGGTGGTCAACGCGTTCACCTCGCAATCCTATCAGACCGGGCTGCGCGTGCCGCCCGAGCGGCTCGATGCGGTGGCCTGCGCCGAGGATCGTTTGGCCGGCCGTCTGCTCGGCTACGATGCCGTCTCGCTCGGCCTCGCCGGCGCGCAGGACCGGCATCGGCTCGGCCTGTCGGCGACGATGGGGTGGCCGCCGCGCGATGTCGCCGATCGGTTTGCGGGCGAGATCGACGCCGTGGCGCAGCGCGCCGTGGCGGCGATCCGCAACGCGCTCGGCCGAGCAGCGATCGGCAGCCTGTACGCGCCGGCCGCGATCGGCGGCCATCTCGATCACGTGGTCGTCGCGCTGGCGGGGCCGGCGATCGCGGCGGCGCTCGGGCTGTCGCCCGGCGCCGTCGCTTACTACGAGGATTTGCCTTACGCCGCGGCCGGCTGGCGCGGTGGCGTCGAGCTGCGCGAGCGCGCGCCGCGTTTCCGCGATATCTCCGCCGCGCTGGAGCGCAAGCGCGCGGCGCTGGCGATCTTCAAGACGCGGCTGCGCGCGCCGCAGATCGAACTCTGCATCGCCCACGCCGCACGGATTGCGCAGCGCGGCGCGGTGGAGCGTTGCTATCGGCGCAGCGGCGATGAAGTGCAAGCGGAGGATGGCGGATGA
- a CDS encoding radical SAM protein gives MKHLLYHDLIVAGNWCNLKCSYCTSVADADDYGAVTSASRRGRGATIAIAEVLAMLDGFAAQVDAPLIKLSGGELFLLANAAELIAELAQRYAHVQVLTNGTELDAATVQRIARRGNVSFNLSLDGHSAAMNAMRWRSPRIGARVMAAFAAMVQACETVEITSVISAANAEGFPAFLDVLAAQPCRIVAVPIPVRGVTAAVLFPAEARRAFAATLRACVRTHPDVLGPAAYYTTLADFLDAGGAQRERRCHLVTAAVQLFDTGAVTPCPVGWTGAIGDLRKEGAASVAARVGTHKMYDLLTRERPRVPVCRNCFSAADMLNLYLDGEIELDALARLPLYHSAAARARLVELREAAVSRLTASIVSQLGSSEISSRSASAGGSASPMAMPARAAT, from the coding sequence ATGAAGCATCTGCTGTATCACGACCTGATCGTCGCCGGAAACTGGTGCAACCTGAAATGCAGCTATTGCACCAGCGTCGCCGACGCCGACGATTACGGCGCCGTCACCTCGGCGTCGCGGCGCGGCAGGGGCGCGACCATCGCGATCGCCGAGGTGCTGGCGATGCTCGACGGTTTCGCCGCGCAGGTCGACGCGCCGCTGATCAAGCTGAGCGGCGGCGAATTGTTCCTGCTCGCCAACGCCGCCGAGCTGATCGCCGAGCTGGCGCAGCGCTACGCGCATGTCCAGGTGCTGACCAACGGCACCGAACTCGACGCCGCGACGGTGCAGCGCATCGCGCGGCGCGGCAACGTCTCGTTCAACCTGTCGCTCGACGGCCATAGCGCGGCGATGAACGCGATGCGGTGGCGCTCGCCGCGGATCGGCGCCCGGGTGATGGCGGCGTTCGCGGCGATGGTTCAGGCGTGCGAGACGGTCGAGATCACCAGCGTGATCAGCGCGGCCAATGCCGAGGGCTTTCCGGCCTTTCTCGACGTGCTGGCAGCGCAGCCTTGCCGCATCGTCGCGGTGCCGATCCCGGTGCGCGGCGTCACTGCCGCAGTGCTGTTTCCGGCCGAGGCGCGCCGCGCCTTCGCGGCGACGCTGCGGGCCTGCGTGCGGACACATCCCGACGTGCTCGGGCCTGCCGCTTACTACACGACGCTCGCGGATTTCCTCGACGCCGGCGGCGCGCAGCGCGAGCGGCGCTGCCATCTCGTCACGGCCGCCGTGCAACTCTTCGACACCGGCGCGGTGACGCCGTGCCCGGTGGGCTGGACCGGTGCAATCGGCGATCTGCGCAAAGAGGGCGCCGCATCGGTCGCGGCGCGGGTCGGCACGCACAAGATGTACGACCTGCTGACGCGCGAGCGGCCGCGGGTGCCGGTCTGTCGCAACTGTTTCAGCGCCGCCGACATGCTCAATCTGTATCTCGACGGCGAGATCGAGCTCGACGCGCTGGCGCGGCTGCCGCTGTATCACTCCGCCGCGGCCCGGGCGCGGCTGGTCGAACTACGCGAAGCCGCCGTCAGCCGCTTGACGGCGTCGATCGTATCGCAACTCGGCAGCAGCGAGATCAGCAGCAGATCGGCCAGCGCCGGCGGATCGGCGTCGCCGATGGCGATGCCGGCGCGCGCCGCGACCTGA